One genomic window of Gemmatimonadota bacterium includes the following:
- a CDS encoding DUF2164 domain-containing protein translates to MAVTLNDDAQKQALASIARFCADELELELSGVQSTQLLKFLLAEIGPSIYNNGVADAEAFLRDRLADLEATCYEPEFAYWPKASSVRRKR, encoded by the coding sequence ATGGCCGTAACCCTGAATGACGACGCGCAGAAGCAGGCGCTCGCGTCGATCGCCCGTTTCTGCGCGGATGAACTCGAGCTGGAGTTGAGCGGCGTCCAGTCGACGCAGCTGCTCAAGTTTCTCCTCGCCGAGATCGGACCGTCGATCTACAACAACGGCGTGGCGGATGCCGAGGCCTTCCTGCGCGATCGGCTCGCCGACCTTGAGGCGACCTGCTACGAGCCCGAGTTTGCCTACTGGCCCAAGGCGTCGTCGGTGCGCCGGAAGCGGTGA